The following are encoded in a window of Lacinutrix sp. WUR7 genomic DNA:
- a CDS encoding T9SS-dependent M36 family metallopeptidase — protein MKNNYFKVCSVMVFLFVVQIGFAQKALQESPNGQLIKSFLNTEKNAYNLTESDVQDLFVTNEYFSKNSKITHVYVNQAYRGVKIHNAISSISIKGGKVSYFANSFISNISSKINSITPSLNAAIAIEKAATYFNLGNISGLEITSANGNDYVFTNGGISKVEIPVSLVYTPTEDGSLKLSWDLSIHTTNGKDWWSVRIDAMNGEIVEKNNWILTCNFGDANHENHSHNTKVVEKENTFSLFKPNYLISDGSQYNVVGIPNESPIDGGRSLISDPANAIASPYGWHDIDGASGAEYMLTRGNNVWAKEDVNGDDGIGSSPNSTSLNFDYPLNLNQAPINNQNASLTNLFYMNNIMHDVWYQYGFDEVSGNFQHNNYGNGGVGNDYVNAEGQDGSGINNANFATPPDGSKPLMQMYLWNEPTLKQLVTLNNGSLAGEFASVNPSTVAPNNLPGATAIPLTAELAIPYDDNANTNNDTVSEDVNDSCDDYTTATNLTGKIALIRRGTCAFVDKIQRAQDAGAVGVIMFNHNNPTNDPAYVEYVSMAGVTTTINIPAVFINNVDGEAIFTAIENGETISATLQDYQTYQLDGSLDNVIVAHEYGHGISTRLTGGAGNSGCLYNSEAMGEGWSDWFALMLTMKPEDLGADGRGIATYSNGETVNGVGIRPVHYSTDLAINDFTYEATNDNTFLGNNADGDPVYWNSITHNIGFVWATMLWDLTWAYIDKYGFDTDIYNGTGGNNKVMQLVIDGLKNQPCGVGFVQGRDALLQADTDNGGEDQCLIWEVFAARGLGVNANQGSAFDINDQTADYSMPRNGIASLANCTSLSVDDFDKNDYKIYPNPTNNTLNIKTNKSFGKVTLTLTDINGRLVLTQKADLFNEVQLNISKLQSGLYILNIKGASINANNKIIKN, from the coding sequence ATGAAAAATAACTACTTTAAAGTATGCTCTGTTATGGTATTCCTATTTGTGGTCCAGATTGGGTTTGCACAAAAGGCATTACAGGAATCGCCAAATGGGCAACTTATTAAATCTTTTTTAAATACCGAAAAGAATGCTTATAACTTAACAGAAAGTGATGTTCAGGATTTATTTGTTACCAATGAATATTTTTCTAAAAACTCTAAAATTACGCATGTTTATGTCAACCAGGCATATAGAGGTGTGAAAATTCATAATGCAATTTCTAGTATTTCTATTAAAGGCGGGAAAGTTTCTTATTTCGCAAATAGTTTTATTTCTAATATTTCCAGTAAAATAAACAGTATTACTCCAAGTTTAAACGCAGCAATTGCTATTGAAAAAGCAGCTACGTATTTTAACTTAGGAAATATTTCTGGATTAGAAATAACAAGCGCTAACGGTAACGATTATGTGTTTACTAATGGTGGTATTTCTAAAGTTGAAATTCCTGTTAGTTTGGTTTATACTCCTACAGAAGATGGTAGTTTAAAATTATCATGGGATTTAAGTATTCATACTACCAATGGGAAAGATTGGTGGAGTGTACGTATAGATGCTATGAATGGTGAAATAGTAGAAAAAAATAATTGGATTTTAACCTGTAATTTTGGTGATGCAAATCACGAAAATCACAGTCATAATACTAAGGTTGTTGAAAAAGAAAACACCTTTAGCTTATTTAAACCAAATTATTTAATTTCAGATGGTTCCCAATATAACGTTGTAGGTATTCCAAACGAAAGCCCAATTGATGGTGGTAGATCTTTAATAAGTGATCCAGCAAACGCTATTGCATCTCCTTATGGATGGCATGATATTGATGGTGCCTCAGGAGCAGAATACATGTTGACACGTGGAAACAATGTATGGGCAAAAGAAGATGTTAATGGAGACGATGGTATCGGATCTTCACCTAATTCTACTAGTTTAAACTTTGATTATCCTTTAAACTTAAATCAAGCACCAATAAATAACCAAAATGCATCACTAACTAATTTGTTTTATATGAACAATATTATGCACGATGTATGGTACCAATATGGTTTTGATGAAGTGAGTGGGAATTTTCAACATAATAATTATGGAAATGGAGGTGTTGGAAACGATTATGTAAATGCCGAAGGTCAAGATGGAAGCGGTATTAATAATGCTAATTTTGCAACACCACCAGATGGTTCAAAACCTTTAATGCAAATGTATTTATGGAATGAGCCAACTTTAAAACAGTTGGTTACATTAAATAATGGTTCTTTAGCTGGTGAGTTTGCTTCGGTTAATCCATCTACAGTAGCTCCTAATAATTTACCTGGTGCGACTGCAATACCTTTGACAGCAGAATTAGCTATACCTTATGATGACAATGCAAATACAAATAATGACACAGTGTCTGAAGATGTAAATGATTCTTGTGATGATTATACTACAGCTACAAACCTTACTGGTAAAATAGCTTTAATCCGTAGAGGAACTTGTGCTTTTGTAGATAAAATTCAAAGAGCTCAGGATGCTGGAGCAGTTGGTGTTATTATGTTTAATCATAATAATCCTACAAACGATCCTGCTTATGTAGAATATGTAAGCATGGCAGGTGTAACAACAACAATAAATATTCCTGCAGTCTTTATTAATAATGTAGATGGGGAAGCAATTTTTACAGCTATTGAAAATGGTGAAACGATTAGTGCTACTTTACAAGATTACCAAACTTACCAATTAGATGGTAGTTTAGATAATGTAATTGTTGCACATGAATATGGTCATGGTATATCAACCAGATTAACAGGTGGTGCAGGTAATTCTGGTTGCTTATATAATAGTGAAGCAATGGGAGAAGGATGGTCTGATTGGTTTGCCTTAATGCTTACTATGAAACCTGAAGATTTAGGTGCAGATGGGAGAGGTATTGCTACTTATTCTAATGGAGAAACTGTTAATGGTGTTGGAATTAGACCAGTACATTATAGCACGGATTTAGCAATTAATGATTTTACTTATGAAGCTACAAATGATAATACATTTTTAGGGAACAATGCAGATGGCGATCCAGTATATTGGAATAGTATAACTCATAATATTGGATTTGTTTGGGCTACTATGCTTTGGGATTTAACTTGGGCATATATAGATAAATATGGATTTGATACCGATATTTATAATGGTACTGGTGGAAACAATAAAGTTATGCAATTAGTAATAGATGGTTTAAAAAACCAACCTTGTGGTGTAGGCTTTGTACAAGGTAGAGATGCTCTTTTACAGGCAGATACAGATAATGGAGGTGAGGATCAATGTTTGATTTGGGAGGTTTTTGCAGCTAGAGGTTTAGGTGTAAACGCAAATCAAGGTTCAGCATTTGATATTAATGATCAAACAGCAGATTATTCAATGCCAAGAAATGGAATTGCATCACTAGCAAACTGTACATCTTTAAGTGTAGATGATTTTGATAAAAACGATTATAAAATTTATCCAAATCCAACAAATAATACTTTAAATATTAAAACGAATAAAAGCTTTGGAAAGGTAACACTTACTTTAACAGATATTAACGGTAGACTTGTACTTACCCAAAAAGCAGATTTGTTTAATGAGGTACAATTAAACATTAGTAAATTACAATCTGGTCTTTATATTTTAAATATTAAAGGAGCATCTATTAATGCTAATAATAAGATTATTAAAAATTAA
- a CDS encoding T9SS type A sorting domain-containing protein encodes MNPNPSNGTIHIKTSENYGKAVAAIFEMNFRKVISTELSLNQQSTIEANHLATSMSVLKIQGFNFSHSEKLVIKK; translated from the coding sequence ATCAATCCTAATCCATCCAATGGTACAATACATATTAAAACATCCGAAAATTACGGGAAGGCTGTTGCAGCAATTTTTGAAATGAATTTTAGAAAAGTGATTTCAACAGAATTATCTTTAAACCAACAATCTACAATTGAAGCGAATCATTTAGCTACAAGTATGTCTGTGTTAAAAATTCAAGGATTTAATTTCTCTCATTCCGAAAAGTTAGTTATCAAGAAGTAA
- the dxs gene encoding 1-deoxy-D-xylulose-5-phosphate synthase: MNTMLDHINYPKDLRLLKQEQLPALAKELRAFIINIVATKEGHLGASLGVVELTIALHYVFNTPEDLLVWDVGHQAYVHKLLTGRKADFHTNRQLGGISGFPKREESVYDTFGVGHSSTSISAALGMALVSQLKGEVNKQHIAVIGDASIASGMAFEGLNHAGVTNANLLVILNDNAIGIDPSVGALKQYLTNVKKGTQKQDNIFEALNFNYSGPIDGHDLPALVLELERLKEVKGPKFLHIITTKGKGLKQAEENQVTYHAPGKFNAATGDLYEKTTQIQPPKFQDVFGHTIVELARKNDKIIGITPAMPTGSSLKYMMQEFPDRALDVGIAEQHAVTLAAGMATQGYIPFCNIYSTFLQRAYDQVIHDVALQKLPVIFCLDRAGLVGEDGATHHGVFDLAYLRCIPNLILFAPRNEIELRNIMYTAQLGLDMPIAIRYPRGRGEIIDWKKSFTTIEIGKGVCLKEGKDVAILSIGTTASNVTDAIELVNNGMNVAHYDMRFIKPLDETLLHIICNRYKSIITIEDGTIKGGFGSAILEFAAKNNYKKDIIVLGVPDNFIEQGSTLELQNLLELNPVSIAKKIEALS; the protein is encoded by the coding sequence ATGAACACCATGCTGGACCATATTAATTACCCAAAAGATTTACGCCTTTTAAAACAAGAGCAATTACCTGCACTTGCCAAAGAACTGCGTGCCTTTATAATTAATATCGTTGCCACTAAAGAAGGGCATTTAGGCGCAAGTCTTGGTGTTGTAGAACTAACTATTGCTTTACATTATGTTTTTAATACACCCGAAGATTTATTAGTTTGGGATGTTGGTCACCAAGCCTATGTGCATAAACTACTTACGGGTAGAAAGGCTGATTTCCATACCAACAGACAACTTGGAGGCATTTCTGGTTTTCCAAAACGAGAAGAAAGTGTATATGATACTTTTGGCGTTGGGCATTCTTCCACTTCTATTTCAGCAGCTTTAGGAATGGCTTTAGTTTCCCAATTAAAAGGAGAAGTAAACAAACAACATATTGCAGTAATTGGCGATGCTTCTATTGCAAGCGGAATGGCTTTTGAAGGACTAAACCATGCCGGAGTAACAAACGCTAACCTATTGGTTATTTTAAACGATAATGCTATTGGAATAGACCCTAGTGTTGGTGCTTTAAAACAATATTTAACCAATGTTAAAAAAGGCACACAAAAACAAGACAATATTTTTGAAGCTTTAAATTTTAATTATTCGGGGCCAATAGATGGTCATGATTTACCTGCTCTAGTTTTAGAATTGGAACGTCTTAAAGAAGTTAAAGGTCCAAAGTTCTTACATATCATAACCACAAAAGGAAAAGGTTTAAAACAAGCTGAAGAAAACCAAGTAACCTATCATGCTCCGGGAAAATTTAACGCAGCCACAGGAGATTTATATGAGAAAACCACCCAAATACAGCCTCCAAAATTTCAAGATGTTTTTGGTCATACTATTGTAGAACTTGCTAGAAAAAATGATAAAATAATTGGTATTACTCCCGCAATGCCAACTGGAAGTTCTTTAAAATACATGATGCAAGAATTCCCCGATCGCGCTTTAGATGTTGGTATTGCCGAACAGCATGCGGTAACCTTAGCAGCAGGAATGGCAACACAAGGTTATATTCCTTTTTGCAATATTTACTCTACTTTTTTACAACGTGCTTACGACCAAGTAATACACGATGTCGCTTTGCAAAAACTACCAGTAATATTTTGTTTAGATAGAGCAGGTTTAGTTGGTGAGGATGGAGCCACACATCATGGTGTTTTTGATTTAGCCTATTTAAGATGTATACCAAACCTCATCCTGTTTGCTCCAAGAAACGAAATAGAATTGCGCAATATCATGTATACAGCACAGCTTGGTTTAGATATGCCCATTGCTATTCGTTATCCAAGAGGAAGAGGAGAAATAATAGATTGGAAAAAATCTTTTACCACTATAGAAATTGGCAAAGGAGTCTGCTTAAAAGAAGGAAAAGACGTAGCTATTTTAAGTATTGGTACCACAGCAAGCAATGTAACAGATGCAATAGAGCTTGTTAACAATGGAATGAATGTTGCGCATTACGACATGCGATTTATAAAACCTCTGGATGAAACTTTATTGCACATAATATGTAATAGATATAAAAGTATTATTACTATTGAAGATGGCACTATTAAAGGTGGTTTTGGAAGTGCTATTCTAGAATTTGCAGCCAAAAACAATTATAAAAAAGATATAATCGTTTTAGGAGTTCCAGATAACTTTATAGAACAAGGAAGCACATTAGAATTACAAAACTTACTAGAATTAAACCCAGTAAGTATCGCTAAAAAAATAGAAGCGTTAAGTTAA
- a CDS encoding nucleoside deaminase — MITPFDDTYFMKKALQEAEAALEKGEVPVGAVIVVEDRIIARAHNLTELLNDVTAHAEMQAITAAANFLGGKYLKNCTLYVTLEPCQMCAGALYWSQISKIVYGATDAHRGCGVMGTKLHPKTKIEGGVLAEEASAIMKRFFIEKRNLN; from the coding sequence ATGATTACACCTTTTGATGACACGTATTTTATGAAAAAAGCACTTCAAGAAGCGGAAGCTGCTTTAGAAAAAGGGGAGGTTCCTGTTGGTGCTGTTATTGTTGTAGAAGACAGAATTATTGCAAGAGCACATAATTTAACAGAATTATTAAATGATGTTACTGCTCATGCCGAAATGCAGGCTATTACAGCAGCGGCTAATTTTTTAGGAGGAAAGTATCTTAAAAACTGTACCTTATATGTAACGTTAGAGCCTTGTCAAATGTGCGCAGGTGCTTTGTATTGGAGTCAGATTTCAAAAATTGTGTATGGTGCTACAGATGCGCATCGAGGTTGTGGTGTTATGGGAACAAAACTGCACCCTAAAACAAAAATAGAAGGTGGTGTTTTAGCGGAAGAAGCTTCTGCAATTATGAAACGTTTTTTTATTGAGAAACGGAATTTAAATTAA
- a CDS encoding chloride channel protein, which translates to MPLTTKNLLRRFLIWKYKHISESQFVYILSILVGFLAGMGTVVLKNLTHYIRLLFELSFFRNNHHALYFIFPIIGLLLVYIIKQIWLKKHIGHGISSTLYAISKLNGIIPKYNIYASLITAPLTAGFGGSVGLQGPAVSVGAALGSNVARLFNMSTKTRLLLIGCAAAGAMASMFKAPIAAIVFALEIFSLDIAFTSLVPLLLASVSAVLTSYMFLGTDVLLRFELTDKFEVNDIGFYLVLGVVTALASVYFSKVFFAITNFFKQFESRAIRLLIGGLAIGTILYFIPPLYGEGYGIMNNLLKGDHLSAIGKTPLDLDLSNIWIVIGLLIGIAVFKAIAMTATFGAGGVGGVFIPTLIMGSAIGNAFAKIINNIGLGFHVSESNFTLIGMTGLMAGVLHAPLTAIFLIAEITSGYELFVPLMTVSAISFAITKYYVSHSIYTLKLAQRGELMTHDKDKNVLMVLDINKVIETNFILLKPEMKLGEVLKNAVAKSSRNHFPVVNDKHEFLGVIRLDDIRHMMFNTELYDTVDVASLMHADAGIINYEEDRMHVIMDKFKSSGAWNLPVIKDGKYYGYISRSKLLTAYRQQLINFT; encoded by the coding sequence ATGCCATTAACTACCAAAAATCTATTACGCAGATTCTTAATTTGGAAATACAAGCACATTTCCGAAAGTCAGTTTGTGTATATTCTTAGTATTTTAGTTGGTTTTCTTGCAGGAATGGGTACTGTGGTTTTAAAAAATTTAACGCATTATATTCGCTTGCTTTTTGAGTTAAGCTTTTTCCGAAATAACCACCATGCCCTTTATTTTATATTCCCAATAATAGGTTTATTACTAGTTTATATCATTAAACAAATATGGTTAAAAAAACATATTGGTCATGGTATATCATCTACCTTATACGCCATATCGAAACTCAACGGAATAATTCCAAAGTATAATATTTACGCATCTTTAATCACCGCACCACTTACCGCTGGTTTTGGGGGTTCGGTAGGATTACAAGGACCTGCTGTTAGCGTAGGAGCAGCATTAGGTTCAAATGTTGCACGATTATTTAATATGAGCACAAAAACAAGACTGCTACTCATAGGTTGTGCGGCTGCAGGCGCTATGGCATCCATGTTTAAAGCTCCCATTGCAGCCATCGTTTTTGCATTAGAAATTTTTAGTCTGGATATTGCTTTTACCTCTTTAGTCCCTCTATTATTGGCTTCCGTTTCGGCGGTATTAACATCGTATATGTTTTTAGGAACCGACGTATTACTTCGTTTTGAATTAACCGATAAATTTGAAGTAAACGACATTGGTTTTTATCTAGTTTTAGGTGTCGTAACAGCATTAGCTTCAGTCTATTTTTCAAAAGTATTTTTCGCAATAACCAATTTTTTTAAACAGTTTGAAAGTCGAGCAATTAGACTATTAATAGGTGGTTTAGCCATAGGCACCATTCTTTATTTTATTCCACCACTTTATGGTGAAGGTTACGGAATAATGAATAACCTTTTAAAAGGAGATCATCTTTCTGCAATAGGAAAAACGCCTTTAGATTTAGATTTATCCAATATCTGGATCGTTATTGGTCTTTTAATAGGCATTGCCGTTTTTAAAGCTATTGCTATGACAGCAACTTTTGGAGCAGGAGGTGTAGGAGGTGTTTTTATTCCAACACTTATTATGGGAAGCGCCATAGGTAATGCATTTGCTAAAATTATCAATAATATCGGATTAGGTTTTCATGTATCCGAATCTAATTTCACCCTTATTGGAATGACTGGATTAATGGCTGGAGTGCTTCATGCGCCATTAACAGCCATTTTCTTGATTGCAGAAATCACTAGTGGTTATGAACTTTTTGTACCCTTGATGACGGTATCTGCCATTTCGTTTGCCATCACAAAATATTATGTATCCCATTCCATTTACACTTTAAAACTGGCACAACGTGGCGAATTGATGACACACGATAAAGACAAAAACGTTTTAATGGTTTTAGATATTAATAAAGTTATTGAAACCAATTTCATCCTTTTAAAACCAGAAATGAAACTGGGAGAGGTACTCAAAAATGCAGTGGCTAAATCTTCTAGAAATCATTTTCCAGTAGTAAATGATAAGCATGAATTTTTAGGCGTTATTCGCTTGGACGATATTAGACACATGATGTTCAATACAGAACTTTACGACACTGTAGATGTCGCTAGCCTCATGCATGCCGATGCTGGCATCATTAATTATGAAGAAGACAGAATGCATGTTATTATGGATAAATTCAAGTCTAGCGGCGCATGGAATTTACCAGTTATTAAAGATGGAAAATATTATGGCTATATTTCAAGATCCAAACTATTAACCGCATACAGACAGCAATTAATAAATTTCACATAG
- a CDS encoding chloride channel protein: protein MPKKTLLKQILIWRAKHISKRQFVYILSILIGFASGMGAVILKNLTHFIQHLLETKLIKDYHHAFYFLFPILGLTLVYFSIKYIIRNKVSHGIPSTLYAISKRKGIMKRYQMFGSILTAPLTVGFGGSVGLEGPTVATGAALGSNISRMFHMNQTTRTLLIGCAAAGAMSSIFKAPIAAIIFAIEVFSLDLTIASMLPLLLASLSAILTSRFFFGSDVLLPFSIEDKFYLSDAPFYILLGIVAAFISIYFTEVYDRIQKLFDKLNSPIKKLLVGGIGIGILVYLIPPLYGEGFDVINNLIVGNPEKALTNNLFDMDLTNIWTVVFLLIGLMLFKIIASALTFGAGGVGGIFAPTLFMGSIMGFTMSKIINHCGLFKTPISESNFTLVGMAGLLAGVLHAPLTAIFLIAELTGGYELFIPLMLTATISYSITKYFKPHSVYNMELGRKGELITHDKDHAVLTLMDIDKVIETNFIKLSPNMTLEEIIQKAVIQSKRNIYPVINKESQRLEGIILLDDLRPIMFDQSLYHHVIASDLMQKPPEVINLDKDKMTDIMKKFQDSSAWNLPVKKDGKYYGFISKSKLLTAYRRQLINLQGES from the coding sequence ATGCCAAAAAAAACCCTTTTAAAACAAATTCTTATTTGGAGAGCCAAGCATATTTCCAAACGGCAATTTGTTTACATACTTAGTATCCTTATTGGTTTTGCTTCAGGGATGGGCGCAGTGATATTAAAAAATTTAACGCATTTTATTCAACACTTATTAGAAACTAAATTAATAAAAGATTACCATCACGCATTTTACTTTTTGTTTCCAATATTAGGATTAACGCTCGTTTATTTCAGTATTAAATACATCATAAGAAACAAAGTAAGCCACGGAATTCCATCTACGCTTTATGCCATTTCCAAACGTAAAGGCATCATGAAACGCTACCAAATGTTCGGTTCTATATTAACCGCTCCTCTAACGGTAGGTTTTGGTGGTTCGGTTGGACTAGAAGGCCCAACAGTAGCAACAGGAGCAGCATTAGGCTCCAACATTTCTAGAATGTTTCACATGAATCAAACTACTAGAACTTTACTTATTGGTTGTGCTGCAGCTGGTGCCATGAGTTCTATTTTTAAAGCACCCATTGCAGCTATTATTTTTGCTATTGAAGTGTTTAGTTTAGATTTAACCATTGCTTCGATGTTGCCTTTATTATTAGCATCGCTTTCGGCTATTTTAACCTCTCGATTCTTTTTTGGAAGCGATGTATTATTACCTTTTAGCATTGAAGATAAATTCTATCTTTCTGATGCACCTTTTTATATACTTTTAGGAATCGTTGCCGCTTTTATATCCATATATTTCACCGAAGTTTACGACCGTATTCAGAAGCTTTTCGACAAACTAAACAGTCCGATTAAAAAACTGCTTGTTGGTGGTATTGGTATTGGTATTCTTGTTTATTTAATTCCGCCACTTTATGGGGAAGGCTTCGATGTTATTAATAATTTAATTGTCGGAAATCCAGAGAAAGCATTGACAAACAATCTATTTGATATGGATTTAACCAACATTTGGACGGTTGTTTTTCTTTTAATCGGGCTGATGCTTTTTAAAATTATTGCAAGCGCACTTACTTTTGGAGCTGGTGGTGTTGGTGGTATTTTTGCTCCAACCCTTTTTATGGGAAGTATTATGGGTTTTACCATGTCGAAAATTATTAATCATTGCGGATTATTTAAAACACCCATTTCCGAAAGTAATTTTACTTTAGTAGGTATGGCAGGTCTACTTGCAGGTGTTCTGCATGCACCGCTAACCGCCATTTTCTTAATAGCAGAACTCACTGGAGGCTATGAACTTTTTATACCACTGATGCTTACTGCAACTATTTCCTATAGTATTACCAAGTATTTTAAACCACATTCCGTATACAACATGGAACTTGGAAGAAAAGGCGAATTAATTACCCACGACAAAGACCACGCGGTTTTAACCTTAATGGATATTGATAAAGTTATTGAAACAAACTTCATTAAACTTAGCCCCAACATGACTTTAGAAGAAATAATCCAAAAAGCAGTCATCCAATCGAAACGTAATATTTATCCAGTTATAAACAAAGAAAGTCAAAGGTTAGAAGGCATTATTCTCTTAGATGATTTACGTCCTATCATGTTTGATCAATCCTTATATCATCATGTTATTGCATCCGATTTAATGCAGAAACCACCAGAAGTCATTAACTTAGACAAAGATAAAATGACGGATATTATGAAAAAATTTCAAGATAGTAGCGCTTGGAATTTACCGGTAAAAAAAGATGGAAAATACTACGGATTCATATCTAAATCAAAACTATTAACAGCCTATCGACGTCAGCTAATAAACCTACAAGGCGAGTCGTAA
- the aspS gene encoding aspartate--tRNA ligase, with amino-acid sequence MYRSHNCGELNASHINTEVTLAGWVQKSRDKGFIVWIDLRDRYGITQLVFDEERTSKTMLEQAQKLGREFVIQVKGTVIERASKNPKMTTGDIEILVSELNILNEALVPPFTIEDETDGGEELRMKYRYLDIRRNPVKDNLIFRAKVTQEVRNYLSNDGFIEVETPYLIKSTPEGARDFVVPSRMNAGQFYALPQSPQTFKQLLMVGGMDKYFQIVKCFRDEDLRADRQPEFTQIDCEMAFIEQEDILNAFEGLTRHLLKEINGVEVEKFPRMLYDDAMRLYGNDKPDIRFGMEFGELNAVTQHKEFGVFNNAELVVGIAVPGGNTYTRKEIDKIIDWVKRPQVGALGMIYSRCNDDGTFKSSVDKFYDQEDLEKWAEITGAKPGDLVCVLSGDTNKVRAQLSALRMELATRLGLRDPKVFAPLWVIDFPLLELDEETGHYHAMHHPFTSPKPGQIELLDTNPGDVKANAYDLVLNGNEIGGGSIRIHDKKTQAIMLKHLGFSEEEAKAQFGFLMDAFEYGAPPHGGLAFGLDRLVSILGGQETIRDFIAFPKNNSGRDVMIDAPAPIDDEQLTELSLKLNLKS; translated from the coding sequence ATGTACAGAAGTCATAATTGTGGTGAGTTAAATGCATCACATATAAATACAGAAGTAACTCTTGCAGGTTGGGTTCAAAAATCGAGAGATAAAGGATTTATTGTTTGGATAGATTTACGAGATAGATACGGAATAACACAATTAGTGTTTGATGAAGAGCGTACTTCTAAAACGATGCTAGAACAAGCTCAAAAATTAGGTCGTGAATTTGTAATTCAAGTCAAAGGAACTGTCATTGAGCGTGCATCTAAAAACCCTAAGATGACTACTGGAGACATTGAAATCTTAGTTTCTGAATTAAATATTTTAAACGAAGCATTAGTTCCTCCTTTCACTATTGAAGATGAAACCGATGGAGGTGAAGAATTACGTATGAAATATCGTTACTTAGATATTAGACGTAATCCAGTTAAAGACAATTTAATCTTTAGAGCAAAAGTAACACAAGAGGTAAGAAACTACTTGTCTAACGATGGTTTTATAGAGGTAGAAACGCCTTATTTAATTAAATCTACTCCAGAAGGAGCTCGTGATTTTGTTGTGCCATCCAGAATGAATGCAGGACAATTTTACGCACTTCCACAATCGCCACAAACATTCAAACAACTACTTATGGTTGGTGGAATGGATAAGTATTTTCAAATTGTAAAATGCTTTAGAGACGAAGACTTACGTGCAGACAGACAGCCAGAATTTACACAAATTGACTGTGAAATGGCTTTTATAGAGCAAGAAGATATCTTAAATGCTTTTGAAGGATTGACACGTCATTTATTAAAAGAAATAAATGGTGTTGAAGTAGAGAAATTCCCGAGAATGCTTTATGATGACGCGATGCGTTTATACGGAAACGACAAACCAGATATTCGTTTCGGAATGGAATTTGGAGAACTTAATGCCGTAACACAACACAAAGAATTTGGTGTTTTTAATAATGCAGAATTAGTTGTTGGTATTGCTGTTCCTGGCGGAAACACATATACAAGAAAAGAAATAGATAAAATAATTGATTGGGTGAAGCGTCCGCAAGTTGGTGCTTTAGGAATGATTTATTCTAGATGTAACGATGATGGTACTTTTAAATCGTCTGTAGATAAATTTTACGATCAAGAAGATTTAGAAAAATGGGCCGAAATTACAGGAGCAAAACCTGGCGACCTAGTTTGTGTATTATCTGGAGACACTAATAAAGTAAGAGCACAATTAAGTGCATTACGTATGGAGTTAGCAACACGATTAGGTTTACGTGACCCAAAAGTATTTGCACCTCTTTGGGTAATCGATTTCCCTTTATTAGAATTAGATGAAGAAACCGGACATTACCATGCCATGCATCATCCATTTACATCACCAAAACCAGGACAAATAGAATTATTAGATACCAATCCTGGAGATGTGAAAGCCAATGCCTATGATTTGGTTTTAAACGGAAACGAAATAGGTGGAGGATCGATTAGAATTCACGATAAAAAAACACAAGCAATCATGTTAAAACATTTAGGTTTTAGCGAAGAAGAAGCTAAAGCACAATTTGGCTTTTTAATGGATGCTTTTGAATATGGAGCACCACCGCATGGTGGACTTGCTTTCGGACTAGATAGATTGGTTTCTATTTTAGGCGGACAAGAAACCATTAGAGATTTTATAGCATTCCCAAAAAACAATTCTGGCCGTGACGTCATGATAGACGCTCCTGCTCCAATTGATGATGAACAGTTAACCGAGTTAAGCTTAAAACTTAATTTAAAATCATAA